One segment of Dolichospermum sp. DET69 DNA contains the following:
- a CDS encoding folate-binding protein YgfZ: MLTSATDTKDVNALQSVQEGVVVSDRSHWGVIRISNDDRLRFLHNQSTNDFESLKPGQGCDTVMVTSTARTIDLVTGYILDDAVSLLVSPNRREFLMQWLDRYIFFADKVKLTDVTEETATLSLIGPQSHAIVEKLGAGALIGQPYGNHVLVDGVIVAVGSGVAAPGYTLIVPIAAKQQLWEKILGFGAVELSDRAWEMLRILQGRPAPDLELTDDYNPLEVGLWQTVSFNKGCYIGQETIARLNTYKGVKQYLWGIRLNDATEPGTVITIGEEKVGKLTSYTETPDGHFGLGYIRSKAGGVGLKVQVGETEGEIVAIPFVSHEYPL, from the coding sequence ATGTTAACATCTGCAACTGATACTAAAGACGTAAATGCTCTTCAATCGGTACAGGAAGGGGTAGTTGTCAGCGATCGCTCACATTGGGGAGTCATCCGTATTTCTAATGATGACCGTCTTCGCTTTTTACATAATCAAAGCACCAATGATTTTGAATCGCTGAAACCCGGTCAGGGCTGTGATACTGTCATGGTGACATCTACAGCCCGCACCATAGATTTAGTAACTGGGTATATATTAGATGATGCTGTTTCATTGTTAGTTTCCCCTAACCGGCGTGAATTTCTCATGCAATGGTTAGATCGTTATATCTTTTTTGCAGACAAAGTTAAATTAACTGATGTCACCGAGGAAACGGCAACCTTGAGCCTGATTGGACCCCAAAGTCATGCTATTGTGGAAAAATTGGGGGCTGGCGCTTTAATTGGTCAACCCTACGGTAATCATGTTTTAGTTGATGGGGTGATAGTTGCAGTGGGTAGCGGTGTGGCTGCACCCGGATATACCCTGATTGTACCAATTGCAGCCAAACAACAATTGTGGGAGAAAATACTGGGATTTGGGGCTGTGGAATTGAGCGATCGCGCCTGGGAAATGTTACGAATATTACAAGGTCGTCCTGCCCCAGACTTGGAACTTACTGATGATTACAATCCCTTAGAAGTGGGTTTATGGCAAACAGTTTCCTTTAACAAAGGTTGTTATATCGGTCAAGAAACCATTGCCAGACTCAATACATATAAAGGTGTAAAACAATACCTGTGGGGGATTCGTCTCAATGATGCTACTGAACCGGGAACAGTAATTACCATTGGAGAAGAAAAAGTAGGTAAACTCACCAGCTATACAGAAACCCCTGATGGTCATTTTGGACTAGGTTACATCAGGAGTAAAGCCGGTGGAGTCGGTTTAAAAGTGCAAGTTGGGGAAACAGAAGGAGAAATAGTGGCTATTCCCTTTGTCTCTCACGAATATCCACTTTAA
- a CDS encoding SDR family NAD(P)-dependent oxidoreductase, whose translation MSNHLAGKIALVTGATRGIGKGIAIGLGEAGATVYITGRTLESNHDSLGGSLQETETAVGEAGGICISVQVDHSDDEQIQQLFAQIEREQNGQLDILVNNVYAGVQAIREAFGRTFWELEPSLWDAANNVGLRSHYVASIYAARLMTKRNEGIIFTISSWGGMSYIFNVPYGVGKSACDRLAADMAKELKSHNVTSLAIYPGIVGTEQITSFAKEQTSENGNSSSFGDGYNWETPLFTGRAIASLASDDNIIKYTGKIQIVAEVAKRYKIVDENGNRPVSLRSLRLILLRVIPGLRNFAWLIPDLIIPWLFILVSKFL comes from the coding sequence ATGAGTAACCATCTTGCAGGTAAAATCGCATTAGTCACAGGTGCTACCAGAGGTATTGGTAAAGGAATTGCAATTGGATTAGGTGAAGCAGGTGCTACGGTGTATATTACAGGACGCACTCTTGAATCTAATCATGATAGTCTTGGTGGTAGTTTACAAGAAACTGAAACCGCAGTTGGAGAAGCTGGTGGTATTTGTATTTCTGTGCAAGTTGATCATAGTGATGATGAGCAAATTCAGCAACTTTTTGCACAAATTGAAAGAGAACAAAATGGTCAATTAGATATTTTAGTTAACAATGTTTATGCAGGTGTACAAGCCATCAGAGAAGCATTTGGTAGAACATTTTGGGAGTTAGAACCGAGTTTGTGGGATGCCGCTAATAATGTAGGTTTACGAAGTCATTATGTAGCGAGTATTTATGCTGCAAGGCTGATGACAAAACGGAACGAGGGGATTATTTTCACTATTTCTTCTTGGGGAGGAATGTCTTATATTTTTAATGTTCCTTATGGTGTGGGAAAAAGTGCTTGTGATCGATTAGCCGCAGATATGGCTAAAGAATTAAAATCACATAATGTAACTTCTTTGGCTATTTATCCGGGGATTGTGGGGACAGAACAGATTACCAGCTTTGCGAAAGAACAGACTTCAGAAAATGGTAATTCTTCATCATTTGGTGATGGTTATAATTGGGAAACACCATTGTTTACTGGGAGAGCGATCGCTAGTTTAGCATCTGATGATAATATTATCAAATATACAGGCAAAATTCAAATTGTGGCTGAAGTTGCCAAGAGATATAAAATTGTCGATGAAAATGGCAATCGTCCCGTATCTTTGCGTTCTTTGCGGTTGATTTTACTAAGGGTAATACCTGGTTTGAGAAATTTTGCTTGGCTAATTCCTGATTTAATAATACCTTGGTTATTTATTCTGGTTTCTAAATTTTTATAA
- a CDS encoding AarF/ABC1/UbiB kinase family protein, producing the protein MMVKTLPPSSRTSQEDSRGGELSVIEVVTEQSTQTVVIKSAEASRKPRHKARVRAGSEPESVLYDPVEIQEQYSGRFLQVLRRILTVLKPILAFVFGLWWDKQWGILVKNELRRAVQLRELLTKLGPAYIKIGQALSTRPDLVPPIYLEELTRLQDQLPAFPNEIAYQFIEEELGAPPSEIYAEFSGQPIAAASLGQVYKGRLKTGEEVAIKVQRPDLRERITIDLYILRNLAGWIQRKMQRVRSDLVGILDELGDRIFEEMDYIHEGENAERFFELYGHMKDIYVPKIYWEYTNRRVLTMEWINGIKLTQPEKIAALGINARYLIEVGVQCSLRQLLEHGFFHADPHPGNLLATMDGKLAYLDFGMMSEVKPAQRYGLIEAIVHVINREFDSLAKDYVKLEFLTPDIDLTPIVPAFAKVFANAEGASVADLNIKSITDDLSALMYEYPFRVPPYYALIIRSLVTLEGIAIYIDPDFKVLSEAYPYVAKRLLTDPSNELRTSLQELLFKDGKFRWNRLENLLKNARSNQEYDLNLVVNQGVEFLSSERGSFIRERLVDEFFNSVDAVSKNALHSFTYVLRERVGLTAVNQIPSATVEQQQTLEYIKRIAGILRETKGFDVTKFAPQLAQLIVNPEVQLLGQQIATRVTQKAVTRIIRELLASE; encoded by the coding sequence ATAATGGTTAAGACACTTCCCCCTAGTTCTCGAACAAGTCAGGAGGACAGTCGCGGAGGCGAATTGTCCGTAATTGAAGTGGTAACGGAACAAAGTACACAGACGGTAGTAATCAAATCGGCAGAAGCTTCACGAAAGCCAAGACACAAGGCGCGGGTGAGGGCGGGATCTGAACCGGAATCGGTGCTGTATGATCCTGTGGAAATACAAGAGCAGTATAGTGGGCGATTTCTGCAAGTTTTACGGCGGATTCTCACAGTCCTCAAACCAATTCTGGCCTTTGTTTTTGGGTTGTGGTGGGATAAGCAATGGGGAATTTTAGTTAAAAATGAACTTCGTCGCGCTGTTCAACTTCGAGAATTATTAACAAAATTGGGGCCAGCCTACATTAAAATTGGCCAAGCTTTATCTACTAGACCAGATTTAGTCCCACCAATTTATTTAGAAGAATTAACTAGACTCCAAGATCAATTACCAGCTTTTCCTAATGAAATAGCTTACCAATTTATTGAGGAAGAATTGGGAGCGCCACCGTCAGAAATTTATGCGGAATTTTCTGGACAACCCATTGCTGCGGCTTCCTTGGGACAGGTATATAAAGGAAGATTGAAAACTGGGGAAGAAGTAGCGATTAAGGTACAACGTCCAGATTTACGAGAACGAATTACGATAGATTTGTATATTTTACGGAATCTGGCTGGTTGGATACAGCGGAAAATGCAGCGGGTACGCAGTGATTTAGTGGGGATTTTGGATGAGTTAGGCGATCGCATTTTTGAAGAAATGGATTATATTCATGAAGGTGAAAATGCCGAACGTTTCTTTGAATTATATGGTCACATGAAGGATATTTATGTACCAAAAATTTATTGGGAATACACCAACCGTCGTGTTTTAACGATGGAGTGGATTAACGGTATCAAATTAACTCAACCAGAAAAAATTGCGGCTTTAGGAATCAATGCGCGGTATTTAATTGAAGTTGGCGTTCAATGTTCTTTGCGTCAATTATTAGAACATGGATTTTTCCACGCTGACCCCCACCCAGGTAACTTATTAGCTACTATGGATGGTAAATTAGCTTATCTTGATTTTGGCATGATGAGCGAAGTTAAACCTGCTCAACGTTATGGTTTAATTGAGGCAATTGTTCACGTTATTAACCGAGAATTTGATAGTTTAGCAAAAGACTATGTAAAGTTAGAATTTCTGACTCCAGATATAGACCTTACCCCCATTGTTCCTGCTTTTGCAAAGGTATTTGCTAATGCTGAAGGTGCAAGTGTAGCGGATTTAAATATTAAAAGCATCACCGATGATTTATCAGCTTTAATGTATGAATATCCGTTCCGTGTCCCCCCTTATTACGCTTTAATTATTCGTTCTCTTGTGACTTTGGAAGGGATTGCAATTTATATAGATCCCGATTTCAAAGTTCTCAGTGAAGCTTATCCTTATGTGGCTAAAAGGCTATTAACAGACCCCTCAAATGAATTAAGAACATCATTACAGGAGTTACTGTTTAAAGATGGTAAATTCCGTTGGAATCGATTGGAGAACCTGTTAAAAAATGCCCGTAGTAATCAAGAATATGATCTGAATTTAGTCGTTAATCAAGGAGTAGAATTTCTCTCTTCTGAACGAGGTTCATTTATTCGTGAGAGATTAGTTGATGAATTTTTTAATAGTGTAGATGCTGTTAGTAAAAATGCTTTGCACAGTTTCACTTATGTACTTCGAGAAAGGGTGGGATTAACCGCAGTCAATCAAATTCCCTCAGCAACTGTTGAACAACAACAAACCTTAGAATATATTAAACGCATTGCGGGTATTCTCAGAGAAACTAAAGGCTTTGATGTGACAAAATTTGCTCCTCAATTAGCCCAACTCATTGTTAATCCAGAAGTCCAACTTTTAGGTCAACAAATTGCTACTCGCGTTACTCAAAAAGCTGTAACTCGGATAATTCGGGAGTTATTAGCATCTGAATAA
- the uvrA gene encoding excinuclease ABC subunit UvrA: MSENLATSLNDPLPYSHNSQNTIRIRGARQHNLKNIDLELPRDRLIVFTGVSGSGKSSLAFDTIFAEGQRRYVESLSAYARQFLGQLDKPDVEAIEGLSPAISIDQKSTSHNPRSTVGTVTEIYDYLRLLYGRAGEPHCPLCDRSIAPQTIDQMCDRIMELPDRTRFQILAPVVRGKKGTHRKLISSLAAQGFVRLRVNGEVRELSDSIELDKNNTHTIELVIDRLVKKDEMQERLVDSLATCLKQSHGIAMIEVLKDTFDKIAQERSDSKYITTEAENQGISEQELPTEMVFSENFACPEHGAVMEELSPRLFSFNSPYGACPHCHGIGTLRRFSPELVVPNADSPMYAAIAPWSEKENSYYLELLYAVGLNYGFELQTQWGKLTPEQQKVVLYGEENKKTTEEKRQSFKGVIPILQRQYEGGTELVKQKLEEYLIDQSCEVCGGKRLKAEALAVKLGQYGILDFTSVSIRECRERVDKVKLSDRQTQIADLVLREVRSRLQFLLDVGLDYLTLDRPAMTLSGGEAQRIRLATQIGSGLTGVLYVLDEPSIGLHQRDNGKLLKTLTKLRDLGNTLIVVEHDEETIRAANYIVDIGPGAGIHGGHIISQGSLENLLNAEESLTGAYLSGRRVISTPAKRREGNGRALTIRNARRNNLQNIDVEIPLGKLVSVTGVSGSGKSTLINELLYPALQHHLLKKAPAPKDIDEIKGLNCVDKAIVIDQSPIGRTPRSNPATYTGVFDIIRDIFSQTVEAKTRGYKPGQFSFNVKGGRCEACSGQGVNVIEMNFLPDVYVQCEICKGARYNRETLQVKYKDKSISDVLNMTVEEALAFCQNIPKAVTRLQTLVDVGLGYVQLGQPATTLSGGEAQRVKLATELSRRATGKTLYLIDEPTTGLSFYDVHKLLDVLQRLVDKGNSILVIEHNLDVIRCSDWVIDLGPEGGDKGGELIAAGTPEDVAKNPRSYTGQYLQEVLKQYPAVN; this comes from the coding sequence ATGTCAGAAAACCTAGCAACATCTTTAAATGATCCTCTTCCCTACTCCCACAACAGCCAGAATACTATTCGCATTCGGGGCGCTAGGCAGCATAATCTGAAAAATATTGATTTGGAATTACCCCGCGATCGCTTGATTGTCTTTACTGGCGTTTCTGGTTCGGGTAAATCGTCTTTGGCCTTTGATACCATCTTCGCTGAAGGTCAACGCCGTTATGTGGAATCCCTCAGCGCTTATGCTCGGCAATTTTTGGGACAGTTGGATAAACCTGATGTGGAAGCAATCGAAGGTTTGAGTCCAGCAATTTCCATTGACCAAAAATCAACTTCCCACAATCCCCGTTCAACAGTGGGAACGGTGACGGAAATTTATGATTATCTGCGGTTGTTATATGGTCGCGCTGGTGAACCCCATTGTCCCCTTTGCGATCGCTCTATTGCCCCCCAGACTATTGACCAGATGTGCGATCGCATCATGGAACTTCCCGACCGGACTCGCTTCCAAATTTTAGCCCCTGTGGTGCGTGGTAAGAAGGGAACTCACCGTAAATTAATTTCTAGTTTAGCTGCTCAAGGATTTGTCCGTTTGCGGGTAAATGGAGAGGTGCGAGAGCTATCAGATTCCATCGAGTTAGATAAAAATAATACACATACTATAGAACTGGTTATTGACAGATTAGTTAAGAAAGATGAGATGCAAGAGCGTTTAGTAGATTCTCTAGCAACTTGTCTTAAGCAATCTCACGGTATTGCCATGATTGAGGTATTAAAAGATACATTTGACAAGATAGCGCAGGAGCGGTCTGATAGTAAGTATATAACAACTGAGGCAGAAAATCAAGGTATTTCAGAACAAGAATTACCCACAGAAATGGTATTTTCTGAAAACTTTGCTTGTCCCGAACATGGGGCAGTAATGGAGGAATTATCCCCACGGTTGTTTTCTTTTAATTCCCCTTATGGCGCTTGTCCCCACTGTCATGGGATTGGAACTTTAAGAAGATTTTCCCCGGAGTTGGTCGTACCTAACGCAGATTCGCCAATGTATGCGGCAATTGCCCCTTGGTCAGAAAAGGAAAACTCCTATTATTTAGAGTTGCTGTATGCTGTGGGCTTGAATTATGGCTTTGAGTTACAAACTCAATGGGGTAAGTTGACACCAGAACAACAAAAAGTTGTCTTGTATGGAGAAGAAAATAAGAAAACTACAGAAGAGAAAAGGCAGAGTTTCAAAGGTGTAATTCCCATTTTACAAAGACAGTATGAAGGGGGAACAGAGTTAGTTAAACAGAAATTAGAAGAATATTTGATTGACCAATCTTGCGAAGTTTGCGGAGGGAAAAGATTAAAAGCAGAAGCCTTAGCAGTGAAGTTAGGACAATATGGAATTTTAGATTTTACCAGCGTTTCCATTCGGGAATGTCGGGAAAGAGTAGATAAAGTAAAATTGAGCGATCGCCAAACCCAAATTGCTGATTTAGTGCTGCGAGAAGTTAGATCTAGATTACAATTTTTATTAGATGTTGGTTTAGATTATCTCACCTTAGATCGTCCTGCCATGACATTATCAGGTGGAGAAGCCCAACGGATTCGGTTAGCGACACAAATCGGTTCCGGACTAACAGGAGTTCTTTACGTTTTAGACGAACCAAGTATCGGTTTACATCAACGGGATAATGGAAAATTACTGAAAACATTAACAAAATTACGGGATTTAGGAAATACCTTAATAGTCGTCGAACATGACGAAGAAACTATTCGCGCAGCTAACTATATAGTTGATATTGGTCCTGGGGCTGGAATTCACGGGGGACATATTATTTCTCAAGGAAGTTTAGAGAATTTATTAAATGCCGAAGAGTCTTTAACTGGTGCTTATTTATCAGGAAGAAGAGTTATAAGTACCCCAGCTAAAAGAAGAGAAGGAAATGGCCGAGCTTTAACTATTAGAAATGCCCGTCGCAACAACTTACAAAATATAGATGTAGAAATTCCCTTGGGAAAACTTGTATCTGTTACAGGTGTTTCTGGTTCAGGAAAATCTACCTTAATTAACGAATTACTTTATCCAGCCTTACAACATCATTTACTCAAAAAAGCTCCTGCACCCAAAGATATAGATGAAATTAAAGGTTTAAATTGCGTTGACAAAGCCATTGTCATTGACCAATCACCTATTGGGAGAACTCCCCGTTCTAATCCCGCAACTTACACCGGAGTTTTCGATATAATTCGTGATATCTTTTCCCAAACTGTAGAAGCAAAAACCAGAGGTTATAAACCTGGACAATTTTCTTTCAATGTTAAAGGTGGACGTTGTGAAGCTTGTAGTGGACAGGGTGTAAATGTTATTGAAATGAATTTTCTTCCTGACGTTTATGTCCAATGTGAAATTTGCAAAGGTGCGAGATATAACCGCGAAACTCTCCAAGTTAAATATAAGGATAAATCAATTTCTGATGTTTTGAATATGACGGTTGAGGAAGCATTAGCTTTCTGTCAAAACATTCCTAAAGCCGTAACTAGATTACAAACTTTAGTAGATGTTGGTTTAGGTTATGTGCAGTTAGGACAACCAGCCACAACTTTATCCGGTGGAGAAGCCCAACGGGTGAAATTAGCCACAGAATTATCTCGACGCGCAACAGGAAAGACTTTGTATTTAATAGATGAACCGACTACAGGTTTATCTTTTTATGATGTCCACAAATTGTTAGATGTTTTACAAAGATTGGTAGATAAAGGCAATTCAATTTTAGTCATTGAACATAATTTAGATGTGATTCGTTGTTCTGATTGGGTAATAGATTTAGGCCCAGAAGGAGGAGATAAAGGTGGAGAACTTATTGCTGCGGGAACGCCGGAAGATGTGGCAAAAAATCCCCGTTCTTATACTGGACAATATTTACAGGAGGTGTTGAAGCAATATCCAGCCGTGAACTAG
- a CDS encoding Txe/YoeB family addiction module toxin, whose product MKKKKDESKPQEIKIRDAVFHPEFREDLAYWVETNRKSALRAFNLVEAIMRDPFTGIGKPEPLKYLDSDAWSRRLTQEHRIVYLVSDERIDFLQARFHY is encoded by the coding sequence ATGAAAAAGAAGAAGGATGAATCTAAACCCCAGGAAATTAAAATTCGGGATGCTGTATTTCACCCAGAATTTCGGGAAGACCTCGCTTATTGGGTAGAGACAAACCGTAAATCCGCGCTGCGTGCTTTTAATTTAGTTGAAGCGATTATGCGAGATCCGTTTACTGGTATTGGTAAACCAGAACCTCTAAAATATTTAGACTCAGATGCGTGGTCACGACGACTTACTCAGGAGCATAGAATTGTTTATCTAGTTAGTGATGAGAGGATTGATTTCCTACAAGCTAGATTTCATTATTAG
- a CDS encoding type II toxin-antitoxin system prevent-host-death family antitoxin: MSNQTNLTDAGNNLADICAQVIADREVMIITQPGGENVALIAADELESLLETTHLLRSPKNAARLFTALERAKARTLKPQSMNELRQDLGIDEKEEG; this comes from the coding sequence ATGTCGAACCAAACAAACTTAACTGATGCTGGTAATAACCTAGCTGACATCTGCGCTCAAGTAATTGCAGACAGAGAAGTAATGATTATTACCCAACCTGGCGGTGAAAATGTTGCTCTCATTGCTGCTGACGAATTAGAAAGTTTATTAGAAACAACTCATTTACTACGGTCACCTAAAAATGCAGCGCGTCTTTTCACTGCTTTAGAAAGAGCAAAAGCCAGAACTTTAAAACCGCAAAGTATGAACGAACTACGTCAAGACTTGGGAATTGATGAAAAAGAAGAAGGATGA
- a CDS encoding alpha/beta fold hydrolase, with protein sequence MTTTTQDIQTLEKHIWIWRDYKIQYTVMGTGQPLVLIHGFGAAIGHWRKNIPVLAEAGYQVFAVDLLGFGGSDKAVIDYSLELWAELLKDFYNAHIQTPAIFIGNSIGALLSLIVLTEYPEIAAGGVLINSAGGLSHRPHELNPILRVVMGTFNKLVANPVTGKFVFNRIRQKSQIRRTLYQVYSDRNAVTDELVDLLYNPSCDPGAQEVFASILTAPPGPSPEELLPKLEFPLLVIWGAEDPWTPITGANIYEAARENGQNIKIVPIPGAGHCPHDEVPDIVNNEIIDWLVAQKGINN encoded by the coding sequence ATGACAACCACAACCCAAGATATACAAACGCTGGAAAAACATATTTGGATTTGGCGAGATTACAAAATTCAATATACAGTTATGGGTACAGGCCAACCATTGGTATTAATTCACGGCTTTGGTGCTGCCATTGGTCATTGGCGGAAAAATATCCCGGTTTTAGCTGAAGCTGGTTATCAGGTGTTTGCTGTAGATTTGTTGGGGTTTGGGGGTTCTGATAAAGCAGTTATAGATTATAGCTTGGAACTGTGGGCAGAATTATTAAAAGATTTTTACAATGCCCATATTCAAACACCGGCAATATTTATTGGTAATTCTATTGGCGCACTTTTAAGTTTAATTGTGTTAACAGAATATCCAGAAATTGCGGCTGGAGGAGTATTAATTAACTCTGCGGGTGGTTTAAGTCACCGTCCCCATGAATTAAACCCAATTTTACGAGTTGTCATGGGAACTTTTAACAAGTTGGTAGCTAACCCAGTTACAGGTAAATTTGTATTTAATCGCATTCGTCAAAAATCGCAAATTCGCCGGACTCTATATCAAGTATATAGCGATCGCAATGCCGTGACAGATGAACTGGTTGATTTACTTTATAACCCATCATGTGACCCCGGAGCGCAAGAAGTTTTTGCTTCTATTCTCACTGCACCTCCAGGTCCTAGTCCAGAGGAATTATTACCTAAGTTGGAATTTCCTTTATTAGTAATTTGGGGTGCGGAAGATCCTTGGACACCAATTACGGGAGCAAATATTTATGAAGCAGCGCGAGAAAATGGTCAAAATATCAAAATTGTGCCTATTCCTGGTGCTGGCCATTGTCCCCATGATGAAGTTCCAGATATTGTGAATAATGAAATTATTGATTGGTTAGTAGCGCAGAAGGGAATTAACAATTAA
- a CDS encoding MerR family transcriptional regulator, with protein sequence MQEKFFTSKEAAQITGCTLRQIQYWREKGIVVPVIGDTGTGRSIYYSRSNLVELAALVYWLSTGISFDIACETLKQLKEQEAELFISGQGRRFMLLLSQDDSLSLVEFDRKRAIASLDEGKAVIPVWLDIIYQGLASKLPK encoded by the coding sequence ATGCAAGAAAAATTTTTCACAAGTAAGGAAGCGGCTCAAATTACAGGTTGTACTCTCCGCCAGATCCAGTATTGGCGAGAGAAAGGGATTGTTGTGCCTGTGATTGGTGATACGGGTACGGGACGCAGTATTTATTACTCCAGGTCTAATCTGGTGGAACTGGCTGCTTTGGTATATTGGCTGTCTACGGGGATAAGTTTTGATATTGCCTGTGAAACGCTGAAACAACTGAAGGAACAAGAAGCGGAGTTGTTTATTTCGGGTCAGGGGAGGCGGTTTATGTTGTTGTTATCACAGGATGATTCGCTTTCTTTGGTAGAATTTGACAGGAAAAGAGCGATCGCATCCCTAGATGAAGGTAAGGCTGTGATTCCTGTGTGGTTAGATATTATTTATCAGGGGTTAGCAAGCAAGTTACCAAAATAG
- the lipA gene encoding lipoyl synthase — MTVKPDWLRVKAPQWERVGNVKEILRDLALNTVCEEASCPNIGECFNAGTATFLIMGPACTRACPYCDIDFEKKPQALDPTEPTRLAEAVRRMQLNHVVITSVNRDDLPDGGASQFVHCINAIHEVSPQTTIEVLIPDLCGNWQALEIILQAKPEVINHNTETIARLYRRVRPQGNYERTMELLQRSRQISPSTYTKSGIMVGLGETDAEIRQVMEDLRGVDCDILTIGQYLQPSQKHLQVSDFITPAQFAAWQTFGEELGFLQVVSSPLTRSSYHAEQVRELMKRYPR, encoded by the coding sequence GTGACTGTAAAACCAGACTGGTTGCGGGTAAAAGCGCCTCAATGGGAGCGTGTTGGTAACGTTAAAGAAATTTTGCGGGATTTAGCCCTGAATACCGTTTGCGAAGAGGCTTCCTGTCCCAATATTGGGGAATGCTTCAACGCGGGTACTGCCACATTTTTGATTATGGGGCCAGCTTGCACCAGGGCTTGTCCTTACTGTGATATTGACTTTGAAAAGAAACCCCAAGCATTAGATCCCACCGAACCCACACGACTAGCAGAAGCAGTGCGACGAATGCAGCTTAATCACGTCGTGATCACTTCCGTTAACCGAGATGATTTACCTGATGGTGGTGCATCTCAGTTTGTCCATTGTATTAATGCTATTCATGAAGTTTCACCTCAGACTACCATTGAAGTATTAATCCCCGACTTATGCGGTAATTGGCAAGCTTTAGAAATAATTCTCCAAGCTAAACCAGAAGTAATTAACCACAACACAGAAACCATTGCCCGCTTGTATCGCCGTGTACGCCCCCAGGGGAATTATGAGCGAACAATGGAATTATTACAACGCTCGCGCCAAATTTCCCCCAGCACTTACACCAAATCCGGTATCATGGTAGGCTTAGGTGAAACAGATGCAGAAATTCGCCAAGTCATGGAAGACCTGCGAGGAGTAGATTGTGATATTTTGACAATTGGGCAATACCTCCAACCCAGTCAAAAACACTTACAAGTATCAGACTTTATCACACCAGCCCAATTTGCAGCTTGGCAAACTTTTGGGGAAGAACTAGGATTTTTACAAGTTGTTTCTTCACCCTTAACAAGAAGCTCATATCATGCAGAACAAGTCAGAGAATTAATGAAACGTTACCCCAGATAG
- a CDS encoding NAD(P)H-dependent glycerol-3-phosphate dehydrogenase — protein MTNSQIQNSKSVVILGAGAWGTALAKLAAINGHQVHLWSRQGSQSLEKGLENAQIVLSAISMKGVRDVASMVKSLPLSPQTIFVTATKGLEPHTTYTPSQIWQAAFPNSPIVVLSGPNLSQEIAQELPAATVVASKNTNAAQTVQLVFSSSRFRVYTNPDPVGVELGGTLKNVIAIAAGVCDGLHLGTNAKAALVTRGLTEMVRIGNTLGAKTETFYGLSGLGDLLATCNSPLSRNYQVGYQLANGKTLPGVLANLPGTAEGVNTCRVLMEIAQQRSIAIPITEQLYQLLEGDITPRQALDKLMLRDIKSEFDNFPTEQIW, from the coding sequence ATGACTAATTCTCAAATTCAAAACTCAAAATCAGTTGTCATTCTTGGTGCAGGTGCTTGGGGTACAGCCCTGGCCAAATTAGCAGCAATTAATGGTCATCAGGTGCATTTATGGTCACGTCAGGGATCACAATCTTTAGAAAAAGGATTGGAAAATGCCCAAATAGTCTTGTCGGCTATTTCTATGAAAGGGGTAAGAGATGTAGCCTCTATGGTAAAATCTTTGCCCCTATCTCCACAAACAATCTTTGTTACCGCAACTAAGGGACTAGAACCACACACTACATACACACCTTCGCAAATTTGGCAAGCTGCTTTTCCTAATTCTCCCATTGTTGTGTTATCTGGTCCGAATTTATCCCAGGAAATTGCCCAGGAATTACCAGCAGCAACAGTAGTAGCGAGTAAAAACACCAATGCGGCCCAAACTGTCCAACTGGTATTTTCCTCTAGTCGCTTTCGTGTCTATACTAACCCTGACCCTGTGGGCGTAGAATTAGGGGGAACACTTAAAAATGTGATAGCGATCGCGGCGGGTGTATGTGATGGACTACACTTGGGAACAAATGCTAAAGCCGCCTTAGTCACCCGTGGGTTAACTGAAATGGTGCGAATAGGAAATACTTTAGGCGCGAAAACGGAAACATTTTATGGTTTATCCGGTCTAGGGGATTTATTGGCAACCTGTAACAGCCCCTTAAGTCGCAATTATCAAGTTGGTTATCAGTTAGCCAATGGAAAAACGCTGCCAGGAGTTCTAGCAAATCTTCCAGGCACAGCCGAAGGTGTGAACACTTGTCGGGTATTAATGGAAATTGCCCAACAACGGAGTATTGCTATTCCCATTACCGAGCAACTATATCAACTACTTGAGGGAGATATTACACCTAGACAAGCGTTAGATAAACTGATGTTACGAGATATTAAATCTGAATTTGATAATTTTCCGACAGAACAAATATGGTAA